The Terriglobales bacterium genome contains a region encoding:
- the fumC gene encoding class II fumarate hydratase produces MATAIEPVTKTRLESDSMGTIEVPSNVYWGAQTQRSLLHFDIGRDTMPPELIRAFGILKKACALVNQDLGKLPADKAKLIVQAADEVIAGKLNEQFPLRIWQTGSGTQTNMNVNEVISNRAIELAGGEMGSKKPVHPNDHVNMSQSSNDTFPAAMHIAAAERVQNKLIPAVQTVVDAIKAKAKEFNDVVKIGRTHLQDAVPLTLGQEFGGWASLLERDIERLKQVLQGLYDLAIGGTAVGTGLNTHPEFAERAAQKIAELTGLPFRSHPNKFAALSAHDEIIFAQGALETLAASFMKVSNDIRWLASGPRCGLGELSIPENEPGSSIMPGKVNPTQCEAMTMVCVQVHGATAAVGFAGSQGNFELNVFKPVMIYNFLHSVTLLADACHGYVEYMIKGIEVDKAKVDWYVKNSLMLVTALAPKIGYDKAAKVAHTAHVEHSSLREAALKLGYLTGEEFDQLVRPEKMTHP; encoded by the coding sequence ATGGCCACCGCAATCGAACCTGTGACGAAAACCCGCCTTGAATCCGACAGCATGGGCACCATCGAGGTGCCCTCCAACGTCTACTGGGGAGCGCAGACCCAGCGTTCTCTCCTGCACTTCGATATCGGCCGCGACACCATGCCGCCGGAGCTCATTCGGGCCTTCGGCATCCTGAAGAAGGCCTGCGCCCTGGTCAACCAGGACCTGGGCAAGCTGCCCGCCGACAAGGCCAAGCTGATCGTCCAGGCGGCCGACGAGGTCATCGCGGGCAAGCTCAACGAGCAGTTTCCCTTGCGCATCTGGCAGACTGGCAGCGGCACTCAGACCAACATGAACGTCAACGAGGTCATCAGCAACCGCGCCATCGAGCTGGCCGGCGGCGAGATGGGATCGAAGAAACCCGTCCATCCCAATGACCACGTCAATATGTCGCAGTCGTCGAACGACACCTTCCCCGCGGCCATGCACATCGCGGCGGCGGAGCGGGTGCAGAACAAGCTCATCCCGGCTGTCCAGACGGTGGTGGACGCCATCAAGGCCAAGGCCAAGGAGTTCAACGATGTGGTGAAGATCGGGCGTACCCATCTGCAGGACGCCGTGCCGCTCACCCTGGGGCAGGAGTTCGGCGGCTGGGCCAGCCTGCTGGAACGCGACATCGAGCGTCTGAAGCAGGTGCTCCAGGGCCTCTACGACCTGGCCATCGGCGGCACCGCGGTCGGGACCGGGCTGAACACCCACCCGGAGTTCGCCGAGCGCGCTGCCCAGAAGATCGCGGAGTTGACCGGGCTTCCCTTCCGCTCTCACCCCAACAAGTTCGCGGCGCTCTCCGCGCATGACGAGATCATCTTCGCCCAGGGCGCACTCGAGACCCTGGCGGCCTCGTTCATGAAGGTCTCCAACGACATCCGCTGGCTGGCCTCGGGGCCGCGCTGCGGGCTGGGCGAGCTCAGCATCCCGGAGAACGAGCCTGGCTCCTCCATCATGCCGGGCAAGGTCAACCCCACACAGTGCGAGGCCATGACCATGGTCTGCGTCCAGGTGCACGGGGCCACCGCCGCTGTCGGCTTCGCCGGCAGCCAGGGCAACTTCGAGCTCAACGTCTTCAAGCCGGTCATGATCTACAACTTCCTGCACTCGGTGACCCTGCTTGCCGACGCCTGCCACGGCTACGTGGAATACATGATCAAGGGCATCGAGGTGGACAAGGCCAAGGTGGACTGGTACGTGAAGAACTCGCTGATGCTGGTGACCGCCCTGGCGCCCAAGATCGGATACGACAAGGCCGCCAAGGTGGCCCACACCGCTCACGTCGAGCACAGCAGCCTGCGTGAGGCCGCGCTCAAGCTGGGATACCTGACCGGCGAGGAGTTCGACCAGTTGGTGCGTCCGGAGAAGATGACGCACCCGTAG